A part of Capsicum annuum cultivar UCD-10X-F1 chromosome 6, UCD10Xv1.1, whole genome shotgun sequence genomic DNA contains:
- the LOC107876146 gene encoding DNA-repair protein XRCC1 encodes MSGSNDDDKNGRKRNLPSWMSSRPGSSGSGQNKSNDEAEKEANISTSTSSGSNFSKIMEGVVFVLSGFVNPERGTLRSQALGMGAKYQPDWNSDSTLLICAFANTPKFRQVEADNGTIVSKEWITECYKQRKLVEIETFLVHAGKPWKRQSVSLESNQDQKPSTSRKSHTRAEKSSPFKTTTAPSYEEVPCDKVKDGFSPSKVKKWAIDDLNRTISWLENQDEKPEPHEMKKIAAEGILTCLQDAIDSLKQGQDMRQITAQWECIPRAVEELAKFDGSSVGSATLRKDLWKQAVTCKQIYELEYRNGEDELLQMKKQRTRVSGKTGVTAKDNAAYDSDDTVEMTEEEINQAYNAVASTIKNTQRV; translated from the exons ATGTCTGGGTCAAATGACGATGACAAAAATGGGAGGAAACGTAATCTGCCTTCATGGATGAGTTCACGACCCGGTTCAAGTGGTTCGGGTCAGAATAAATCAAACGATGAAGCTGAGAAAGAAGCAAACATTTCTACCTCAACTTCAAGTGGTTCAAATTTCTCGAAAATTATG GAAGGGGTTGTATTTGTCCTATCAGGTTTTGTCAATCCCGAGCGTGGTACATTAAGGTCGCAGGCTTTAGGAATGGGGGCCAAGTATCAACCTGATTGGAACTCGGACTCCACACTCTTGATTTGTGCATTTGCCAATACACCAAAGTTTCGTCAAGTTGAAGCAGATAATGGGACAATTGTATCGAAG GAGTGGATAACAGAGTGTTATAAACAACGAAAACTTGTTGAAATTGAAACTTTCCTTGTGCATGCTGGCAAACCATGGAAACGTCAAAGTGTCTCTCTTGAATCCAACCAAG ATCAAAAACCATCAACGTCTAGAAAATCTCATACAAGAGCAGAGAAAAGTTCACCTTTTAAGACAACTACTGCTCCTTCATATGAG GAGGTACCTTGTGATAAAGTAAAAgatggtttctctccatctaaaGTGAAAAAATGGGCTATAGATGATCTTAACCGGACAATTTCATGGCTGGAGAATCAAGATGAAAAG CCCGAGCCCCATGAGATGAAAAAAATAGCTGCTGAGGGAATTCTAACCTGCTTACAGGATGCCATAGATTCTCTTAAGCAAGGGCAG GATATGCGTCAAATAACTGCGCAGTGGGAATGCATCCCTCGTGCGGTTGAGGAGCTGGCAAAGTTTGATGGTAGTTCTGTTGGTTCAGCTACACTACGTAAGGATCTTTGGAAGCAAGCTGTGACCTGTAAACAAATTTATGAGCTGGAGTACAGAAATGGAGAAGACGAACTTTTGCAGATGAAAAAGCAGAGGACTCGTGTAAGTGGAAAGACCGGTGTTACTGCCAAAGATAATGCTGCATATGACAGTGATGATACCGTTGAGATGACAGAAGAGGAAATTAACCAAGCTTATAATGCCGTAGCATCTACCATCAAAAACACCCAGCGAGTGTAA